In Brachypodium distachyon strain Bd21 chromosome 2, Brachypodium_distachyon_v3.0, whole genome shotgun sequence, one genomic interval encodes:
- the LOC100832428 gene encoding probable glucuronosyltransferase Os01g0926700, giving the protein MARWGLAAIAVLVAAAALFVAAEAQAAQQGHQTERISGSAGDVLDDNPVGRLKVYIYDLPGKYNKKLLKKDPRCLNHMFAAEIFMHRFLLSSAVRTFNPEEADWFYTPVYATCDLTPSGLPLPFKSPRMVRSAIQLIAEKWPYWNRSEGADHFFVAPHDFGACFHYQEEKAIGRGILPLLQRATLVQTFGQKNHVCLKDGSITIPPYAPPQKMQNHLIPGDTPRSIFVYFRGLFYDTSNDPEGGYYARGARASVWENFKNNPLFDISTDHPPTYYEDMQRSVFCLCPLGWAPWSPRLVEAVVFGCIPVIIADDIVLPFADAIPWEDIGVFVSEDDVPKLDSILTSIPTDVILRKQRLLANPSMKQAMLFPQPAEAGDAFHQILNGLARKLPHGENVFLKPGQKVLNWTAGPVGDLKPW; this is encoded by the exons atggcgaggTGGGGCTTGGCTGCCATTGCTGTTCTCGTTGCTGCTGCGGCGCTCTTCGTTGCGGCGGAGGCCCAGGCGGCGCAGCAGGGCCACCAGACAGAGAGGATCTCAG GAAGTGCTGGTGATGTGCTGGACGATAACCCTGTTGGGAGGCTCAAGGTGTATATCTATGATCTTCCGGGAAAATACAACAAGAAGCTTCTGAAGAAGGACCCTAGATGCCTGAACCACATGTTCGCCGCGGAGATATTCATGCACCGGTTCCTGTTGTCCAGCGCTGTCCGGACTTTTAATCCCGAGGAGGCGGATTGGTTCTACACGCCTGTGTATGCGACATGCGATCTGACTCCTTCAGGTCTTCCTTTGCCTTTCAAATCTCCACGAATGGTACGCAGCGCGATTCAACTGATCGCAGAGAAGTGGCCTTACTGGAATAGATCAGAGGGGGCAGATCATTTCTTTGTCGCACCACATGACTTTGGTGCTTGCTTCCATTACCAG GAAGAGAAAGCAATTGGAAGGGGAATTCTCCCCTTGCTTCAGCGTGCCACACTGGTTCAGACGTTTGGACAAAAGAACCATGTCTGTTTGAAGGATGGCTCCATCACAATTCCGCCATATGCGCCACCCCAGAAAATGCAAAATCACCTTATTCCCGGTGACACCCCTCGATCCATCTTTGTGTACTTCCGTGGTCTGTTCTATGACACCAGCAATGATCCCGAGGGTGGATACTATGCGAG AGGTGCCCGTGCATCTGTTTGGGAGAACTTCAAGAACAACCCGTTGTTTGATATCTCAACCGATCACCCACCCACATACTATGAAGATATGCAGAGGTCTGTGTTCTGCCTGTGCCCATTGGGCTGGGCTCCGTGGAGTCCCAGACTGGTCGAGGCTGTGGTTTTCGGCTGCATCCCGGTGATCATCGCAGACGACATTGTCCTGCCCTTCGCAGATGCTATCCCATGGGAGGATATTGGTGTGTTTGTTTCCGAGGATGATGTTCCGAAGCTGGACAGTATCTTGACATCCATACCAACAGATGTTATACTAAGGAAGCAAAGGCTTCTCGCAAACCCTTCGATGAAGCAGGCTATGCTGTTCCCCCAGCCTGCTGAAGCAGGAGATGCATTCCATCAGATACTGAACGGGCTTGCTCGCAAGCTTCCACACGGTGAAAATGTCTTCTTGAAGCCTGGGCAAAAGGTCCTGAACTGGACAGCTGGCCCGGTGGGTGACCTTAAGCCTTGGTAG
- the LOC100832745 gene encoding phosphatidylinositol transfer protein 3, whose amino-acid sequence MGSSGGGDAGEGEWLKVAELRAMAEAQDPHVKEVDNMSLRRFLRARDQDVGKASAMLLKFVSWRRELALPGGGTMPAEQVRVELSQDKARMGGVDRAGRPVLLAFPANHYSANRDMAEHKRFIVYLLDSICGRIPRGQDKFLVIVDLKGWGYSNCDVRAYIAAIEIMQSYYPERLGKALMIHVPYIFMKAWKMVYPFIDANTRDKFVFVDDKNLEETLRREMDESQLPEKYGGKLPLVPLDGASPLA is encoded by the exons ATGGGGAGCAGCGGAGGGGGAGACGCTGGGGAAGGGGAGTGGCTCAAGGTCGCCGAGCTGCGGGCCATGGCGGAAGCCCAGGACCCGCATGTCAAG GAAGTGGACAACATGAGTCTGCGGAGGTTCCTGCGCGCGCGGGATCAGGACGTGGGGAAGGCGTCGGCGATGCTGCTTAAGTTCGTGTCGTGGCGCCGGGAGCTGGCCCTgccgggcggcggcacgaTGCCGGCGGAGCAGGTGCGCGTGGAGCTGTCGCAGGACAAGGCGCGGATGGGCGGCGTGGaccgcgccggccgccccgTCCTGCTCGCCTTCCCCGCCAACCACTACTCCGCCAACCGCGACATGGCCGAGCACAAGC GGTTTATCGTCTACTTGCTGGACAGCATCTGCGGCAGGATCCCACGAGGGCAGGACAAGTTCCTGGTGATCGTGGACCTCAAGGGCTGGGGCTACTCCAACTGCGACGTCCGGGCCTACATTGCGGCCATAGAGATCATGCAG AGTTACTACCCGGAGAGGCTGGGCAAGGCGCTGATGATCCACGTGCCCTACATCTTCATGAAGGCATGGAAGATGGTGTACCCCTTCATCGACGCCAACACCAGGGACAAG TTTGTGTTCGTGGACGACAAGAATCTGGAGGAGACGCTGCGGCGGGAGATGGACGAGAGCCAGCTCCCCGAGAAGTACGGCGGGAAGCTGCCCCTTGTTCCCCTCGACGGAGCGAGCCCACTAGCTTAA